The DNA segment gaagataCGAGTAAAACTAgtataatggtcaatgaaaatgcagagacagcaaataagggttatggacgaacctctagagattgttaatgaatatgcgtattcaagacagacagtaagtgtttccccaggacacgagaaggATAGGAATGTgaaggagagcttttgataaagaaaatgagaaaagtatCAAATCAGATTGTCCTAacagaataatgatgtgaataatatGAAGAGAcaaagaaagagcaacatggatacgagagcaaactaaagtagaggatattctaacatgtaactttctctctctctctctctctctctctctctctctctctctctctctctctctctctctctctctctttctatatatatatatatatatatatatatatatatatatatatgtatatatatatccatctgtctatctatctatctatatatacatacacacacacacacatatatatatatatagatatatatatatatttatatatatatatatatatatatatataaatatatatatatatatatatatatatatatatatatatatatatatacatatatatatatatatatatatatatatatatatatatatctatatctatatctatatatatatatgtatctatatatatatatatatatatatatatatatatatatatatatatatatatatatatggaatcaaaAGGTATTTTGGTAAATATTAAATATGCTTATGGTAAAGAATTCATTAACGTGCACATCAGAAGATATTCTGACAGTCTTTGATTTCCCAAATATATACTTCAGGAATAAAGTCTTCAGATTTCATAAGatagaattttttaaaattttctgaaaaaaatattcgtTTTCTGTAAATTCTACTTCAGTATTGAATGCTATGAGAAACATGAATATTTAGATATTTCCTTtggtcagaaaaaaagaaaagcaatgtaaatttttttatttcaaaccgtTACATGATATATTTGCtcgaattctcttttattttattcaagGAGTCAGGATAATCCCTTACTAACCAAAACATGTAATTTAACTAGATTTAAACAATAgattgaaaaagaatataaaaaattattatttgtaaCAAAGAAGACTTTACACATGGAATagagtaaaatatttatttatgttcaataattttccatatatattatgTGATTTGGAAAATTTATTATCCGTAACGACGACCACCGGAGAATCCACCTCCTCCCAAGGAACCACCATGACCTCCTCCAAATCCTCCGCCATGTCCACCACCAACAGAGccacctccaaaggatcctcctTTACCACCTCCAAAAGATCCACCTCCGAAGGATCCTCCTCCTTGTccacctccaaaggatcctcctTTACCGCCTCCAAAAGATCCACCGCCAAATGATCCTCCTCCTTGTccacctccaaaggatcctcctccttgtccacctccaaaggatcctcctcCAAAACCACGACTTCCATATGAGCGGCCACCGAGGGATCCACCTCCAATGCCTCCTCCATGACCGCCACCAATAGATCCTCCTCCAAATCCACCTCCACCGAATCCGCCTTTACTACCACCTGCGTGGCACAGGGCCACGACTGTGGCTAAGGTGGTGATCAGCAATAGTTTCTGCAAAGGAAATAAAGTAGTTTAATTATTTATTGTAATCATAAGAACATTAGGAATTCATGTCAGAAAAAATATCTGGGTGATTTTTTCTTTGAATTGACTAGACATTCAATCCTTTGCAATCAATATCGTATtcgttattttcttgttattttaggtcagttttttttttcacttttaatgtTGTGATTCCAATTGGCTTTTAGATCTTTTCATCAAATTGAAACCAGAAATTAGTATCAAAATGAGTCTAGAGTAAAGTTAGCTAAGAATATTTTAATGTAAAACGACAACTAATTGACCTATCTGAGTCATGATAATAAAAGTATTAGTTTTTTATACTGTTGTAAAGTTAAAGTAAACTAAAAAGAATTGTTTCTTTAATATTTACAGTattctttagtgtttttttttgtgatatttttaaaaacctttatcaaatttctttaaaaagacattttcatttattttcataataaacagAAGAAATAAAGTTATAAGCAGTCCACACATTAAGCGGACCACATTTTTTATGATTAAAGATTGAAGCTACGAAAGATTTTAAGCCACATGGAAATTTAAAGGCTACCAATAATCCTTACCATTATGTGGAAGAGTTCTTTCTTTGGGGAAGGAAACACTGGAACTGTGTCTTCAGCTTCGCCGTTTGGTGCTTTTATACTCTCTTGAGGGTATCATCCTTGGCCTTATGCAGTGAGGTTATGTGAAAAAGGGCAAGAGGTTGACCTTGGGAAAATAAGAATTGTTTCAG comes from the Palaemon carinicauda isolate YSFRI2023 chromosome 16, ASM3689809v2, whole genome shotgun sequence genome and includes:
- the LOC137655190 gene encoding uncharacterized protein encodes the protein MKAVNNPYHYVEEFFLWGRKQWNCVFSFSVYGFYTLLRKSLLDLIRKKLLLITTLATVVALCHAGGSKGGFGGGGFGGGSIGGGHGGGIGGGSLGGRSYGSRGFGGGSFGGGQGGGSFGGGQGGGSFGGGSFGGGKGGSFGGGQGGGSFGGGSFGGGKGGSFGGGSVGGGHGGGFGGGHGGSLGGGGFSGGRRYG